From a region of the Anomalospiza imberbis isolate Cuckoo-Finch-1a 21T00152 chromosome 3, ASM3175350v1, whole genome shotgun sequence genome:
- the KBTBD11 gene encoding kelch repeat and BTB domain-containing protein 11 codes for MEGSGAAPEEEESGAANGAPPPPPPPTPAAPCGFSSSLCFSAAAAEPQPPAAGGRVVQSQWEINNAACQPEEEDEEVVGPRDRPSEEPDLVIEVSGRRIRAHKSVLAAKSDYFRARASRDVLRVKGVSYGALRLLIDYVYTARMGEVRHDNLAEVVSGARVLQMPCALHCAAEAMRAQLCLGNCYQLLCLAKKQRLAELREAAYRFMSDHYLEVLREPSVYGRLSGAERDLILQQRMDAGRPCLLVAEVSDAFERPGGGSRPQSRESSRPQSPSSVVSLEESGSLIHYYQESSGEWRVLTRLPEEANAKGCAMCVLHNYLFLAGGIVTGPLGGEPRARLSDKVFCYNPLTDTWSQVRPLAQPRSQLKLLALDGYLYAVGGECLFTVERYDPRADRWSPVAPLPKGAFAVAHEATTCNGEIYVSGGSLFYRLLKYDPKRDEWQECPYNSSRRRSADMVAFKSFIYRFDVSSGRGGEQGPGGGTSGGVEVFRYNTVAKCWSQCASLRPSGGPIQPFRCAPLGNTIYCVNRTGTLRFSLAQDGEVEADGGLKGTFDGELLKAPLDAKGVLLPFVLTLPERLDKTGDQEGSLPL; via the coding sequence ATGGAGGGCAGCGGCGCGGCcccggaggaggaggagagcggGGCAGCGAACGGCGCtccccccccgccgccgccgcccacGCCGGCCGCCCCCTGCGGCTTCAGCTCCTCCCTCTGCTTCAGCGCCGCCGCTGCCGAGCCGCAGCCGCCCGCGGCCGGCGGCCGAGTGGTGCAGAGCCAGTGGGAGATCAACAACGCCGCCTGCCAgccggaggaggaggatgaggaggtgGTGGGGCCACGGGACCGGCCGTCCGAGGAGCCCGACCTGGTGATCGAGGTGTCGGGCCGCCGTATTCGGGCGCACAAGTCGGTGCTGGCGGCCAAGAGTGACTATTTTCGTGCCCGCGCCTCACGGGACGTCCTGCGGGTGAAGGGGGTGAGCTACGGGGCGCTGCGGCTGCTCATCGACTACGTGTACACGGCCCGCATGGGCGAGGTGCGGCACGACAACCTGGCTGAGGTGGTGAGCGGTGCCCGCGTCCTGCAgatgccctgtgccctgcactGTGCCGCCGAGGCCATGCGCGCCCAGCTCTGCCTCGGCAACTGCTACCAGCTCCTCTGCCTGGCCAAGAAGCAGCGGCTGGCGGAGCTGCGGGAGGCTGCCTATCGCTTCATGAGCGACCATTACCTGGAGGTGCTGCGGGAGCCCAGCGTTTACGGCCGCCTCAGTGGCGCTGAGCGGGACCTCATCCTGCAGCAGCGCATGGATGCCGGCCGGCCCTGCTTGCTGGTGGCCGAGGTCAGCGACGCCTTTGAGCGGCCGGGTGGTGGCAGCCGGCCACAGAGCCGCGAGAGCAGTCGGCCGCAGAGTCCCTCCTCCGTGGTGTCTCTGGAGGAGAGTGGCTCCCTCATTCACTACTACCAGGAGAGCAGCGGTGAGTGGAGGGTGCTGACGCGCCTGCCCGAGGAGGCCAATGCCAAGGGCTGTGCCATGTGTGTCCTCCACAACTACCTCTTCCTTGCAGGGGGCATTGTGACGGGGCCGCTGGGCGGTGAACCCAGGGCCCGCCTTTCCGACAAGGTCTTCTGCTACAACCCCCTGACTGACACCTGGAGCCAGGTGCGGCCGCTGGCTCAGCCCCGCTCGCAGCTcaagctgctggccctggatgGTTACCTCTATGCTGTGGGGGGCGAGTGCCTCTTCACTGTGGAAAGGTATGACCCGCGGGCCGACCGCTGGAGCCCTGTGGCACCTCTGCCCAAGGGTGCCTTTGCTGTGGCTCACGAGGCCACCACTTGCAACGGGGAGATCTATGTGTCAGGAGGCTCCCTCTTCTACCGCCTGCTCAAATATGACCCGAAGCGTGACGAGTGGCAGGAGTGCCCTTACAACAGCAGCCGCCGGCGCTCTGCTGACATGGTGGCCTTCAAGAGCTTCATCTACCGCTTTGATGTGAGCAGTGGCCGTGGTGGGGAGCAGGGCCCAGGCGGCGGGACGAGCGGTGGCGTTGAAGTTTTCCGGTACAACACAGTGGCCAAGTGCTGGAGCCAGTGCGCCAGCCTGCGGCCCAGTGGTGGCCCCATCCAGCCCTTCCGCTGTGCCCCCTTGGGCAACACCATCTACTGTGTCAACCGGACCGGCACCCTTCGCTTCAGCCTAGCCCAGGACGGTGAGGTGGAAGCAGATGGTGGGCTCAAGGGCACCTTTGATGGAGAGCTTCTTAAAGCTCCCTTGGATGCCAAGGGTGTCCTCCTACCCTTCGTACTTACCCTGCCTGAGAGGCTGGACAAAACAGGGGACCAGGAGGGCTCCCTCCCACTGTAA